One part of the Lotus japonicus ecotype B-129 chromosome 2, LjGifu_v1.2 genome encodes these proteins:
- the LOC130737896 gene encoding uncharacterized protein LOC130737896 isoform X1 codes for MAPSSNVTNSTAGNSSAATGSQQQGDCSKKKKAGRGKTTGISVSKRKEKSATGKLHVLIPPGKMVAVGPGAPDFVTEISVQVQKRAPFNVKKWKKVPDEAKNDIVSRVYTITKLSFLLQQIDSTEAIERDPETGKEPNYQDLWRMTHTNNSGVWINEASREVHVRVEEASMRMLEETDEDADEDPIINKAFKSVVGERSGYSRGLGAGIQPTKGKSTAGLHEQLVSEREKRQGIEMKLKAVESQLLEERNIREEMATRIEDSQKQLEEREKQFEERVEKQLEERMEKKFEERMAAFFCRTQLAGQYSQG; via the exons ATGGCACCATCAAGCAATGTCACCAACTCAACGGCTGGAAATTCTTCAGCTGCCACTGGAAGTCAACAACAAGGAG ATTGTTCGAAGAAGAAAAAAGCTGGAAGAGGAAAAACCACAGGCATAAGTGTTtcgaaaagaaaagagaagtcTGCAACTGGAAAATTGCATGTGCTTATTCCACCTGGCAAGATGGTGGCCGTAGGACCAGGAGCTCCAGATTTTGTTACTGAAATATCTGTGCAAGTCCAAAAGAGAGCTCCTTTTAATGTCAAGAAATGGAAAAAAGTTCCTGATGAGGCAAAAAATGATATAGTATCAAGAGTTTAT ACCATAACAAAGCTGTCATTCTTGCTACAGCAGATAGACTCTACCGAAGCCATAGAG AGAGATCCTGAAACTGGAAAGGAGCCTAATTATCAAGATTTATGGCGAATGACTCACACAAACAACAGTGGGGTTTGGATAAATGAGGCTTCTAGGGAAGTTCAT GTgagggttgaagaagcttctatgCGGATGTTAGAAGAAACAGATGAGGACGCTGATGAAGATCCTATTATCAACAAGGCTTTTAAATCAGTTGTAGGGGAACGTTCAGGGTATAGTCGTGGTCTTGGTGCTGGAATTCAACCTACAAAGGGAAAATCTACTGCAGGTCTACATGAACAATTAGTGAGTGAACGAGAAAAGCGTCAGGGTATAGAAATGAAACTGAAAGCAGTTGAGTCTCAACTTCTAGAGGAGCGTAACATTAGAGAAGAAATGGCTACACGCATTGAAGATAGTCAAAAGCAGcttgaagaaagagaaaaacaattTGAAGAAAGGGTAGAAAAGCAGCTTGAAGaaagaatggaaaaaaaatttgaggaAAGGATGGCGGCCTTCTTCTGTAGAACGCAATTG GCTGGACAATATTCACAGGGTTGA
- the LOC130737896 gene encoding uncharacterized protein LOC130737896 isoform X2: MAPSSNVTNSTAGNSSAATGSQQQGDCSKKKKAGRGKTTGISVSKRKEKSATGKLHVLIPPGKMVAVGPGAPDFVTEISVQVQKRAPFNVKKWKKVPDEAKNDIVSRVYQIDSTEAIERDPETGKEPNYQDLWRMTHTNNSGVWINEASREVHVRVEEASMRMLEETDEDADEDPIINKAFKSVVGERSGYSRGLGAGIQPTKGKSTAGLHEQLVSEREKRQGIEMKLKAVESQLLEERNIREEMATRIEDSQKQLEEREKQFEERVEKQLEERMEKKFEERMAAFFCRTQLAGQYSQG; encoded by the exons ATGGCACCATCAAGCAATGTCACCAACTCAACGGCTGGAAATTCTTCAGCTGCCACTGGAAGTCAACAACAAGGAG ATTGTTCGAAGAAGAAAAAAGCTGGAAGAGGAAAAACCACAGGCATAAGTGTTtcgaaaagaaaagagaagtcTGCAACTGGAAAATTGCATGTGCTTATTCCACCTGGCAAGATGGTGGCCGTAGGACCAGGAGCTCCAGATTTTGTTACTGAAATATCTGTGCAAGTCCAAAAGAGAGCTCCTTTTAATGTCAAGAAATGGAAAAAAGTTCCTGATGAGGCAAAAAATGATATAGTATCAAGAGTTTAT CAGATAGACTCTACCGAAGCCATAGAG AGAGATCCTGAAACTGGAAAGGAGCCTAATTATCAAGATTTATGGCGAATGACTCACACAAACAACAGTGGGGTTTGGATAAATGAGGCTTCTAGGGAAGTTCAT GTgagggttgaagaagcttctatgCGGATGTTAGAAGAAACAGATGAGGACGCTGATGAAGATCCTATTATCAACAAGGCTTTTAAATCAGTTGTAGGGGAACGTTCAGGGTATAGTCGTGGTCTTGGTGCTGGAATTCAACCTACAAAGGGAAAATCTACTGCAGGTCTACATGAACAATTAGTGAGTGAACGAGAAAAGCGTCAGGGTATAGAAATGAAACTGAAAGCAGTTGAGTCTCAACTTCTAGAGGAGCGTAACATTAGAGAAGAAATGGCTACACGCATTGAAGATAGTCAAAAGCAGcttgaagaaagagaaaaacaattTGAAGAAAGGGTAGAAAAGCAGCTTGAAGaaagaatggaaaaaaaatttgaggaAAGGATGGCGGCCTTCTTCTGTAGAACGCAATTG GCTGGACAATATTCACAGGGTTGA
- the LOC130737896 gene encoding uncharacterized protein LOC130737896 isoform X3 yields MAPSSNVTNSTAGNSSAATGSQQQGDCSKKKKAGRGKTTGISVSKRKEKSATGKLHVLIPPGKMVAVGPGAPDFVTEISVQVQKRAPFNVKKWKKVPDEAKNDIVSRVYIDSTEAIERDPETGKEPNYQDLWRMTHTNNSGVWINEASREVHVRVEEASMRMLEETDEDADEDPIINKAFKSVVGERSGYSRGLGAGIQPTKGKSTAGLHEQLVSEREKRQGIEMKLKAVESQLLEERNIREEMATRIEDSQKQLEEREKQFEERVEKQLEERMEKKFEERMAAFFCRTQLAGQYSQG; encoded by the exons ATGGCACCATCAAGCAATGTCACCAACTCAACGGCTGGAAATTCTTCAGCTGCCACTGGAAGTCAACAACAAGGAG ATTGTTCGAAGAAGAAAAAAGCTGGAAGAGGAAAAACCACAGGCATAAGTGTTtcgaaaagaaaagagaagtcTGCAACTGGAAAATTGCATGTGCTTATTCCACCTGGCAAGATGGTGGCCGTAGGACCAGGAGCTCCAGATTTTGTTACTGAAATATCTGTGCAAGTCCAAAAGAGAGCTCCTTTTAATGTCAAGAAATGGAAAAAAGTTCCTGATGAGGCAAAAAATGATATAGTATCAAGAGTTTAT ATAGACTCTACCGAAGCCATAGAG AGAGATCCTGAAACTGGAAAGGAGCCTAATTATCAAGATTTATGGCGAATGACTCACACAAACAACAGTGGGGTTTGGATAAATGAGGCTTCTAGGGAAGTTCAT GTgagggttgaagaagcttctatgCGGATGTTAGAAGAAACAGATGAGGACGCTGATGAAGATCCTATTATCAACAAGGCTTTTAAATCAGTTGTAGGGGAACGTTCAGGGTATAGTCGTGGTCTTGGTGCTGGAATTCAACCTACAAAGGGAAAATCTACTGCAGGTCTACATGAACAATTAGTGAGTGAACGAGAAAAGCGTCAGGGTATAGAAATGAAACTGAAAGCAGTTGAGTCTCAACTTCTAGAGGAGCGTAACATTAGAGAAGAAATGGCTACACGCATTGAAGATAGTCAAAAGCAGcttgaagaaagagaaaaacaattTGAAGAAAGGGTAGAAAAGCAGCTTGAAGaaagaatggaaaaaaaatttgaggaAAGGATGGCGGCCTTCTTCTGTAGAACGCAATTG GCTGGACAATATTCACAGGGTTGA
- the LOC130736345 gene encoding uncharacterized protein LOC130736345, translating into MDKQKRRWIKLKDRTLPEYLKGVEDFLDFAFSGLKPKRFIRCPCRKCNNVRYKSRDDVMHDLLKWGFEPSYERWEYHGERVSDSSSDNDSHSEDEDNDYDVNLQGNDDAQTYSMLHDMDRGNVFDYPESSNMNEEPNKEAKSFYGLLKDAEQKLYPGCQKFSKLSFIMRLFQMKCVYGWSNNSFDSLIKLLVEALPEGNVLPNSMYEVRKIIKDLGLDYVKIDACVNDCILFRGGEYENLDKCPICGESRWQENKKKNVVPNKVVRYFPIKPRLQRLFMSKQIADDMKWHKHKRIDDGVMRHPADSLTWKRFDDDHEDFSSDPRNVRLGLASDGFNPFGIMSTAYSVWPVVLIPYNLPPWLCMKQPNIILTLLISGPKSPGIDIDVYLQPLIDDLKELWDAGIETYDASSRQNFQLRAALLWTINDFPAYAMLSGWSTKGKLACPCCHSETSSCRLKYGRKQCYMGHRRFLPTQHPWRMKKSPFDNTREVRVAPEPLTGDQVIAQLEGLELLPFGKATRKRKRIAKVNHNWKKKSKTKDTIKSRLDLQRMGLKKQLHPIKIGDKYVIPPARYTMSKTEKTNFCRILKDVKFPDAYASNIGRCVNINELKISGLKSHDYHVILERLLPLAIRGLLLKDACDPLIEMSLFFGDLCSKELKLDELDHLQNRIGLTLCKLERIFPPSFFDVMVHLSVHLANEAKIGGPVQYRWMYPVERFLRILKSYVRNKARPEGSIAEGYVAEECMTFCARYLTDMDSRLNRPDRYMDYASDEFVGLSVFKNNGRSIGGGSWESMSSSDIQQAHFYILQNCEEVRPWIEEHMTKIRNESEKNVAKRHREQFHKWFENEVVRLQQLGDTRITNQLVTLSKGPDFRVFNHKGYILNGFKFRTKDAEKHLKTQNSGVIVKGDELTGHADYYGVVRKITEIKYLDNNFVILFKCDWFEAPSEGRNQGRGYKKDDYGFISVDITRLFYKNDPFILGSQAELVYYVQYSDKENWYSVVKVKPRHIFDLPNGEDDDEFEAYQLNELSDTHGELETPLENQDEEALLGEQETPLVDQVEEVLNRDDVVGLCLDESIIQKEEELKEADDASDSESSTDEEESESENDYSEKEDSDTE; encoded by the exons ATGGATAAGCAGAAAAGGAGATGGATAAAACTTAAGGATAGAACTTTGCCAGAGTATTTAAAAGGAGTTGAGGATTTTTTAGATTTTGCTTTCTCTGGACTTAAACCGAAAAGGTTTATAAGATGCCCATGTCGTAAATGCAATAATGTTCGTTATAAATCAAGAGATGATGTGATGCATGATTTACTAAAGTGGGGGTTTGAACCAAGTTACGAGCGTTGGGAGTATCATGGTGAAAGGGTAAGTGATTCATCATCTGATAATGATAGTCACTCTGAAGACGAGGACAATGATTATGATGTTAATCTTCAAGGAAATGATGATGCTCAAACTTACTCCATGCTTCATGACATGGATAGAGGTAATGTGTTTGACTATCCCGAATCTAGCAATATGAATGAGGAGCCGAATAAGGAAGCTAAAAGTTTTTATGGATTGTTGAAAGATGCTGAGCAAAAACTTTATCCAGGTTGTCAAAAATTCTCCAAACTATCTTTTATTATGCGTCTTTTTCAAATGAAATGTGTTTATGGATGGAGCAATAATTCATTTGATTCACTGATAAAGCTACTTGTAGAAGCTTTACCTGAAGGAAATGTGCTTCCCAACTCTATGTATGAGGTTCGTAAGATTATTAAGGATCTTGGACTTGATTATGTCAAGATAGATGCTTGTGTCAATGATTGTATTTTGTTTAGAGGAGGAGAATATGAAAATCTTGATAAATGTCCAATTTGTGGGGAAAGTAGGTGGCaagaaaataagaagaagaatgttGTCCCCAATAAGGTAGTTCGATACTTCCCTATAAAACCAAGACTACAGAGATTATTTATGTCAAAACAAATTGCAGATGACATGAAATGGCATAAGCATAAAAGAATTGATGATGGAGTTATGAGGCACCCGGCTGACTCTTTAACATGGAAGCGTTTTGATGATGACCATGAAGATTTTTCTTCAGATCCTCGTAATGTAAGACTTGGCTTAGCATCTGATGGTTTCAACCCGTTTGGTATTATGAGCACCGCCTATAGTGTGTGGCCGGTTGTATTAATTCCTTATAACTTGCCTCCCTGGTTGTGTATGAAACAACCAAATATTATCTTAACATTGCTTATTTCTGGTCCAAAAAGCCCTGGGATTGATATTGATGTTTATCTTCAGCCTCTAATTGATGATTTAAAGGAGTTGTGGGATGCAGGTATTGAAACCTATGATGCATCATCAAGACAAAATTTTCAATTGCGTGCCGCCTTATTATGGACAATCAATGACTTTCCTGCTTATGCCATGCTATCTGGATGGAGTACTAAAGGAAAACTAGCTTGCCCTTGTTGTCATTCAGAAACCAGTTCTTGTCGTTTGAAATATGGTCGGAAGCAATGCTACATGGGCCATCGTAGATTCTTACCTACTCAACACCCTTGGCGTATGAAAAAGAGCCCTTTTGATAACACACGAGAGGTAAGGGTTGCACCTGAACCATTAACTGGAGATCAAGTGATTGCACAACTGGAGGGTCTTGAGCTGCTGCCATTTGGAAAAGCtacaaggaaaagaaaaagaattgcAAAGGTAAATCATAATTGGAAGAAGAAAA GCAAAACAAAAGATACAATAAAGTCTAGATTAGATTTGCAGCGTATGGGACTCAAGAAGCAACTTCATCCTATTAAGATTGGGGATAAGTATGTGATTCCACCCGCACGTTACACTATGTCAAAGACagaaaaaactaatttttgCCGTATCTTGAAAGATGTGAAGTTTCCTGATGCTTATGCCTCAAACATAGGCCGTTGCGTAAATATAAATGAGCTGAAGATTTCAGGACTTAAAAGCCATGATTATCATGTTATACTTGAGAGACTTCTTCCCCTTGCCATAAGAGGGTTGCTTCTGAAGGATGCTTGTGATCCTTTGATTGAGATGTCTTTATTCTTTGGTGACTTATGCTCTAAAGAGTTGAAATTGGATGAGTTGGATCATTTGCAGAATCGTATCGGATTGACACTTTGTAAGCTGGAGCGCATCTTCCCACCGTCATTTTTTGATGTTATGGTTCATCTCTCAGTTCACTTGGCAAATGAAGCAAAAATTGGAGGTCCTGTTCAATATAGATGGATGTATCCTGTTGAAAG GTTTTTACGCATTCTAAAGAGTTATGTGCGCAACAAAGCACGACCAGAAGGTTCCATAGCAGAAGGATATGTGGCTGAAGAATGTATGACATTTTGTGCCAGATATTTGACCGACATGGATTCTAGGTTAAATCGACCAGATAGATATATGGACTATGCAAGCGATGAATTTGTTGGTTTGTCGGTGTTCAAAAACAATGGTCGATCTATTGGAGGAGGTTCATGGGAAAGTATGAGCTCTTCGGATATCCAACAAGCACATTTTTACATTTTGCAAAATTGTGAAGAAGTCAGACCTTGGATTGA AGAGCACATGACTAAGATTAGAAATGAAAGTGAAAAGAATGTAGCAAAGAGACACAGGGAGCAATTTCATAAATGGTTTGAAAATGAG GTTGTGCGATTACAACAATTAGGTGATACGAGGATTACTAATCAACTAGTAACATTATCTAAAGGACCAGATTTTCGAGTATTCAATCATAAAGGATACATTCTGAATGGTTTTAAGTTTCGTACAAAAGATGCAGAGAAACACTTGAAAACCCAAAATAGCGGTGTTATAGTGAAAGGAGATGAGTTAACTGGGCATGCTGATTACTATGGGGTTGTTAGAAAGATCactgaaataaaatatttagatAACAACTTTGTTATACTATTTAAGTGTGATTGGTTTGAGGCTCCTTCTGAAGGTCGAAACCAGGGCAGGGGATATAAGAAAGATGACTATGGATTTATTAGTGTAGATATCACAAGGTTATTTTACAAAAATGATCCTTTTATCTTGGGCTCCCAAGCTGAGTTGGTTTATTATGTACAATACAGTGACAAGGAAAATTGGTATTCAGTGGTTAAAGTCAAGCCAAGACATATCTTTGACTTGCCAAATGGCGAAGATGACGATGAATTTGAAGCGTATCAACTAAATGAGTTGAGTGATACACATGGAGAACTAGAAACACCATTAGAGAACCAAGATGAAGAGGCTTTACTTGGAGAACAAGAAACACCACTAGTGGACCAAGTTGAAGAGGTTTTAAATAGGGATGATGTCGTAGGGCTATGTTTGGATGAGAGTATTATtcagaaagaagaagaattaaAAGAGGCTGATGATGCAAGTGACTCTGAAAGTAGtactgatgaagaagaatctgaaagCGAAAACGATTACTCAGAGAAAGAAGATTCTGACACAGAATAA
- the LOC130736346 gene encoding uncharacterized protein LOC130736346: MPPLMEPEPVMNLLDSFWCEQNVVSKNSCSSPSSAENQIQTSHTRSMSDQSSIVKNKKKKKKRRLRRSVSQLELKELKGFMDLGFTFSEKDKNSRLASVLPGLKRLGKKREEKEEEVVISRPYLSEAWEFLKDEKPCY; the protein is encoded by the exons ATGCCGCCACTGATGGAACCAGAACCTGTGATGAACCTCCTTGATTCTTTCTGGTGTGAGCAAAATGTTGTGAGCAAAAACTCATGCTCATCACCAAGTTCTGCTGAAAACCAAATCCAAACCAGCCACACCCGATCCATGAGTGACCAATCCAGCATTGtcaagaataagaagaagaagaagaaaaggagacTACGCAGGAGTGTGTCACAACTTGAACTTAAGGAGCTTAAAGGGTTCATGGATCTGGGTTTTACTTTCTCAGAGAAAGATAAAAATTCAAGGTTGGCTTCAGTCCTTCCAGGGTTGAAAAGGCTGgggaagaagagagaagaaaaagaggaagaagttgTGATTTCAAGGCCTTACCTCTCTGAAGCATGGGAGTTTCTTAAAGATGAAAAACCCT GTTATTAG